From the Trifolium pratense cultivar HEN17-A07 linkage group LG4, ARS_RC_1.1, whole genome shotgun sequence genome, the window gtatatttttattttgatgctTTTTTCCTtaatgtaaaatatatatacattaaaTAATCTAAgttgagaataatttttttaataaaagggaCGGCCACTATATTTTCtaatatagtttataataattttttttgcaagtttttaattaaaatattaatactaATAGTAGTTGGAAGAGAGTAAAGCTGcatttggaaaaaaataaaatagattaatCCCAACCACAAAACTCTTCAAACCATTCTTATAGCACTAATAATGTTTTAAGAAATAAGAATTAACAATATGATTATGATTGCTTACTAGAATCCAGCTACTTTTTTAGATGTTTTTTACTTTGACTCTGTATATCAATATAAGGGAtcatattccaattttttttttttacaaacatattCCAATTATTTATCAACTCAAAAAATATCCCTGTTTTCTGATTCTTCCATGAATGGACATATTGAATATCTagctaataataaaaaatattaaatagctAGCTAATAAAGAGTCActtttaaatgaaaattgatAGATAAAAATGTACGTGTAATATAATTACTATGtgtccattaaaaaaaattgtgacaaGTTCCCATGTGATCTTAATTAAGCTGATaaggacatcacattatatgtaAGGGTTGAGATTCGAATTCTGGACactctactttttttttgacaaaaaaaaaattaatgacaatATTTCAACTTATACACCTTAAAGATGGAATTTCTAGTTATTAAGTTatttgagaaagaaaattaatgacaatatttcaactattttttaattttctttctttttgattTTGCCATGAATGGACATGTTGAATAGTTAGTCAACTAAGAATCACTTTTTAATGAAAACAAATACTTGTCCTATTGATAAAAATGTAAGTGGTATACAATTACATATATGTCCATTAAATGATTTTAGGGATCATATTCCaacttttttccaaaaaaaaagaatttttcttcttctgattCTATCATGAGTTGACACATTGAATAGTTAGCCAATTAATGGTCacttttaaatgaaaaatacatttttgtcCTATTGACGCAAATGTAAGtgtaattgttttaattttttttttttttgcagtggTCATGGCAAACTATTTTACTAGGATTCAGTTTCCTAGTCTTTCTGCTGATAACAAGACACATTGTAAGTTTCTTCAATTTGCTTGCATACACAAATGTACAGTACTTTTTTGGTTTGACAAGTGACAACTCAATTTCGGACACATATTTCCTGTTGTAACCAATCTCTACCGTTCGATTTAAAATCAGCGGCTGAGattgttttaatttaaaagGCACGGTTTTCAATCTTAGTCCGATCTAATATTAACAAACCAGATTGAAAACTGCATGTAACTGCGTTGATTGTTTACCGCATGCAATCTACATCCTTCAATTTCATTTGCTTCTTAAGATATGAAAATTCTTATGTATGTTTGGTAAATTTTGACAGAGCTTGAAGAGGCCAAAATTATTCTGGATTTCAGCAGCTGCTCCATTGACTTCAGTTATTCTATCAACCATTTTAGTCTTTTCTATGAGAAATAAGATTCATAAAATAGCAATTGTAAGAAAAAGCACTCTACCTTTTTTTTAGTGCATGTTTGGAATAATACCGTAGAAATCAGAGTGACACCatgattttgttaaaatttaaatttcaaagtGTAACTTTTACAAAAATCACGATGGCACTATGCCAAACTCCGAGCtaatccaaacatacacttaactGCACAAGAGAtgttaaatataaattttcttCTTAGTAATGACTCACTTTTTGCTATGTTTTGTTTGGAAGATTGGTGAATTGCCAAAAGGACTTAATCCACCATCATCAAACATGTTATACTTCAATGGTCCTTATTTGGCTCTTGCTATCAAAACTGGACTTGTCACTGGCATCTTGTCTCTCACtgtaagtgcttatgtataagcaatttctataacaaaaagtaaaataaattcaaactgattttatataagctataagttgtttgcataagctatcTTGAGGAGcatatgaaaataagttataaacaaCTTAATGATAATATcacaagttgttttcataaagtctctcaaacagtctcacaaatgTTATGTCAATAGATAAGTTCAAACGAAACAATCCAAATAAGCCCTTAGACTTCAACTTACTTCTGTTTCAGGAAGGAATTGCAGTTGGAAGAACATTTGCTTCACTTAGGAACTACCAAGTAGATGGAAACAAAGAAATGATGGCTATTGGTCTTATGAACATAGCTGGTTCTTGTTCTTCATGTTATGTCACAACAGGTAATGAATTGTGACTGCGATGCGACACTTTGTTATATTCATTAACCATCTACTGTTATGTGTAAACTACATATTTGAACTGCGCTAACCATATAATTTGTTGCCGAATTTGATGTCAAATTTGTAGGATCCTTTTCTCGATCGGCTGTTAACTACAATGCCGGAGCACAGACAGCAGTCTCAAATATAATCATGGCTTCGGCAGTTCTTGTGACTCTTCTGTTTCTCATGCCGCTGTTCTATTACACACCAAATGTTGTCTTAGCTGCCATTATCATCACTGCTGTTATTGGTCTAATTGATTACCGAGCCGCGTACAAGTTGTGGAAGGTTGACAAGCTTGATTTCACAGCGTGTCTGTGCTCCTTTTTTGGTGTTCTCTTCATTTCAGTTCCATTAGGCCTTGCAATCGCGGTAAGCTTCAAAGTTCATGTTTCATGCTACTACAAATAATTCAATGTAAAAAATTTACACCGTCAATCAATCATAACCatcatatcattaaaaaaagttgAGTTCAAAAGTCGAAAATGTATTCATTGCTAATTGGACTGAATTTTTCCAAATCTTTTTAGGTGGCAATATCAGTCTTCAAAATCCTGTTGCATGTCTCTAGGCCAAACACAATGGTTTTGGGAAACATTCCAGGGACACCAATTTTCCATAACCTAAATCAATATAAAGAAGCTTTAAGGATTCCTTCATTTATCATTTTGGCTGTTGAGTCTCCCATCTACTTTGCCAATGCAACTTACCTGCAAGAAAGGTAACATAATACTCCCTCTCgacttaaatataagcaaaaaagtaCATATATCGTGCCATTTTCTAAGTGATATTCCAAGGTTCTAACTATTTTGAGTGCTTCTTTTGCTTTAGGATACTGAGATGGGTTCGAGAAGAGGAAGAGTGTGTAATAGCAAACAATGGAAGTTCATTGAAATGCATGATTTTAGACATGACAGGCATGTATTTCGCCTCGCTTGTAAAGTTTGTTATTGAAGTTTTGAGATCGTTTTTGAATTAAAAGTTTAGTgtttttccttcttctttttCAGCCGTGACAGGCATAGACACAAGTGGAATCGACACATTATGTGAACTTAGTAGGAGATTAGAACAAAAATCACTTCAGGTACTTAAATATCGTCTGCATATCACGAGTTACTACACTAGTATATATACACAAATTGTAACATGTTCTGAAATATTTAACTGTTTAGATAATCACGAGTGcttttgtataagctatttttataacgaaaataaataaagtcgAACTGTTTCATATAAGCTATCTTGAAGAACTTAtagaaataagttgaaaacagtACATGGAAAGGTCATAAAcggttttcataagctctcctaAATAACTAatgtcagtagataaactcaaataaatcaattcaaataGCTTCTAAATTGAATACTTCTCTCGATTTTCTTTCTAATATTTACATGTATGATTGATTGGTGCAGCTTGTATTGGCAAATCCTATTGGAAATGTGATGGAAAAGTTGC encodes:
- the LOC123921615 gene encoding probable sulfate transporter 3.4 yields the protein MGVNSNRVDNFETIKIQSEIPMFQSPLEIHKVRLPPQRTTLQKLRHRLSEIFFPDDPFHGFKNQTWVMKLLLALQYLFPIFQWGPEYSFRLFRSDIVSGLTIASLAIPQGISYAKLANLPPIIGLYSSFVPALIYSVLGSSRHLGVGPVSIASLVMGSMLSESVSYNQDPILYLKLAFTATFFAGLFQSSLGVLRLGFVIDFLSKATLVGFMAGAAIIVSLQQLKGLLGIIHFTNKMQILPVLVSVFKQRDEWSWQTILLGFSFLVFLLITRHISLKRPKLFWISAAAPLTSVILSTILVFSMRNKIHKIAIIGELPKGLNPPSSNMLYFNGPYLALAIKTGLVTGILSLTEGIAVGRTFASLRNYQVDGNKEMMAIGLMNIAGSCSSCYVTTGSFSRSAVNYNAGAQTAVSNIIMASAVLVTLLFLMPLFYYTPNVVLAAIIITAVIGLIDYRAAYKLWKVDKLDFTACLCSFFGVLFISVPLGLAIAVAISVFKILLHVSRPNTMVLGNIPGTPIFHNLNQYKEALRIPSFIILAVESPIYFANATYLQERILRWVREEEECVIANNGSSLKCMILDMTAVTGIDTSGIDTLCELSRRLEQKSLQLVLANPIGNVMEKLHESNILESFGMKGVYLSVGEAVADISSSWKAQP